One stretch of Bacteroidales bacterium DNA includes these proteins:
- a CDS encoding SIS domain-containing protein: MDIKAIINESARLKLEILADEVMLLRIEEVIAATVNCYRNGGKTLFCGNGGSAADAQHLAAELSGRFYFDREPLDAEALHVNTSYLTAVANDYSYNEVYARLVSARGRKGDVIFAFSTSGNSPNIVKALEVAKKNYLVCVGFTGKKPSDMDALCDIIFKMPTADTPRIQELHILLGHIICQGVEETLFKRS, from the coding sequence ATGGATATAAAAGCGATTATTAATGAATCAGCCAGGCTCAAATTGGAGATACTGGCTGATGAGGTTATGCTTCTACGGATCGAAGAGGTTATTGCTGCTACCGTGAATTGTTATAGAAATGGCGGTAAGACACTTTTTTGTGGAAACGGTGGCAGCGCTGCCGATGCTCAACACCTTGCTGCTGAACTTTCCGGCCGCTTCTATTTTGACCGCGAACCGCTTGATGCTGAAGCATTGCATGTGAATACTTCGTATCTCACGGCTGTCGCCAATGATTATTCTTACAATGAGGTATATGCACGTTTGGTTTCAGCCAGGGGCCGCAAAGGCGATGTGATATTTGCATTCTCAACTTCCGGCAACAGCCCGAATATTGTAAAAGCCCTTGAAGTAGCTAAAAAAAACTATTTGGTCTGCGTTGGTTTTACCGGAAAAAAACCTTCCGACATGGACGCACTCTGTGATATTATTTTCAAGATGCCAACGGCCGATACCCCCCGCATCCAGGAGTTACATATTTTACTTGGCCATATTATTTGCCAGGGAGTTGAAGAAACCTTGTTTAAACGTTCATGA
- a CDS encoding nitroreductase family protein, with protein sequence MQFNQLARKRYSTRKYDTKPVEKEKLEYILETGRIAPSAANYQPWYFVVLEEEESREKIWEAYNRPWFKEAPVIIVLCADHKISWKRLDGKDHADIDIAIAADHMTLAAAELGLGTCWICNFDSLKCSEVLNLPTHIEPVVILSLGYPLDVCDPDRHLAKRKTLLEVVRWNGFE encoded by the coding sequence ATGCAATTCAACCAATTAGCCAGAAAGCGATATTCAACCCGAAAGTACGACACAAAACCCGTTGAAAAGGAAAAGCTTGAATATATTCTTGAGACAGGTAGGATAGCGCCTTCTGCCGCCAATTACCAACCCTGGTACTTTGTTGTCTTAGAGGAAGAAGAGTCCCGGGAAAAGATCTGGGAAGCTTACAATCGCCCCTGGTTCAAAGAAGCGCCGGTAATCATCGTATTGTGCGCTGACCATAAAATATCCTGGAAACGGCTGGACGGGAAAGACCACGCAGATATTGATATTGCCATCGCCGCCGATCACATGACCCTTGCCGCCGCTGAGCTTGGACTGGGTACCTGCTGGATTTGCAATTTCGATTCGTTGAAATGCTCTGAGGTTCTGAATTTGCCCACGCATATCGAACCGGTTGTGATCCTCTCGCTGGGATATCCCCTGGATGTTTGTGATCCTGACCGCCATCTTGCCAAGCGCAAAACGCTCCTGGAAGTTGTAAGATGGAATGGATTTGAGTAA
- a CDS encoding nucleotidyltransferase family protein, translating to MPEAIILAGGFGTRLQKVLGNIPKSMAPVAGRPFLEYLLDYLILHGINKFVLSVGYRSEFISEHFGSEYRGVEIVYAIEEEPLGTGGAINLALGKCHDDHVLALNGDTLFLADLKDFYSKHLSYNPRISIALREVEDISRYGSVRINNDFILTAFGEKSAQRIEGLINAGIYCINREWFMANTLRGAFSIEKDCFGQWYKQGLIAGFPYNAYFLDIGIPEDYQRAQHEFEKLTY from the coding sequence ATGCCCGAAGCCATCATACTTGCCGGCGGTTTTGGAACCAGGCTGCAAAAAGTACTGGGCAATATCCCAAAGTCAATGGCCCCGGTTGCCGGGCGTCCTTTTTTGGAATACCTGCTCGATTATCTGATTTTACACGGGATCAATAAATTTGTGTTGTCTGTAGGTTACCGAAGTGAATTTATAAGTGAACATTTTGGATCAGAATACAGAGGTGTTGAAATCGTGTATGCTATTGAAGAAGAGCCTTTGGGTACCGGAGGCGCCATCAATCTTGCTCTGGGTAAATGCCATGACGATCATGTATTGGCCCTGAACGGCGACACACTTTTTCTTGCTGATCTGAAAGATTTTTACTCGAAGCATCTGAGCTATAATCCCAGAATTAGTATTGCATTGCGCGAAGTGGAAGATATTTCGAGGTATGGCTCGGTTCGGATCAATAATGATTTTATTCTTACTGCCTTTGGTGAAAAGTCGGCACAAAGAATTGAAGGACTGATCAATGCCGGAATATACTGCATAAATCGAGAATGGTTCATGGCCAACACTTTACGCGGGGCATTTTCCATTGAAAAGGATTGTTTCGGGCAATGGTACAAACAGGGACTGATTGCTGGGTTTCCGTACAATGCTTATTTTTTGGATATTGGCATTCCGGAAGATTATCAAAGAGCACAACATGAGTTTGAAAAACTTACATATTGA
- a CDS encoding HAD-IIIA family hydrolase, whose product MSLKNLHIDASWTLFLDRDGVINQRLPDDYVKSPDEFELIAGVAEAVMDLSTRFGKIIVVSNQQGIGKGLMTESDLEMVHKKMFSLISNAGGKIDAVFFASSLAHEQNIMRKPNIGMGLAARKKFPEIRFKRSIMAGDSFGDVQFGKRLGMKTVLIGDDVNIAKLHPKLVDYHFADLHSFSKALVNS is encoded by the coding sequence ATGAGTTTGAAAAACTTACATATTGATGCGTCCTGGACTTTATTCCTTGACCGTGATGGTGTGATTAATCAACGGCTTCCCGATGATTATGTTAAATCACCAGACGAGTTTGAACTGATTGCAGGAGTTGCTGAAGCAGTTATGGATCTTAGCACAAGGTTCGGGAAAATTATAGTTGTTAGCAACCAGCAAGGCATCGGTAAAGGTTTGATGACGGAAAGCGACCTGGAAATGGTTCACAAAAAAATGTTCAGCCTGATCAGTAATGCCGGTGGAAAGATTGATGCGGTGTTTTTTGCTTCATCGCTCGCCCACGAGCAAAATATCATGCGAAAACCAAACATAGGCATGGGGTTGGCGGCTCGTAAAAAGTTTCCGGAAATCCGGTTTAAACGTTCGATCATGGCAGGTGATTCTTTCGGCGATGTTCAATTCGGAAAACGCCTGGGCATGAAAACAGTCTTAATCGGCGATGATGTTAACATTGCAAAACTTCATCCCAAACTTGTAGATTACCATTTCGCGGATCTCCATTCATTTTCAAAAGCGTTGGTAAACTCATGA
- a CDS encoding glutamine synthetase III: MSNIRFKALEKSWSRTKKQSNVPNAKVSDYFGELAFNRAAMQEYLPQEVYKKVLHATETGSRLDRYISDQVAASMKAWAVSKGVTHYTHWFHPLTGATAEKHDAFADPTDDGSAIENFKGTDLIQQEPDASSFPSGGMRNTFEARGYTAWDPTSPAFIIDKTLCIPTVFVSYTGESLDYKTPLLRALGLVDKAATDICRYFDKHTKRVHATLGWEQEYFLVDSALFRARPDLALTGRTVFGHSSAKDQQLSDHYFGTIPERALDFMKDFEYEAHRLGIPVKTRHNEVAPGQFECAPVFSEANLAVDQNQLLMHLMERVAVRHDFNVLFHEKPYSGVNGSGKHNNWSLMTDAGENLLSPGKTAKSNFRFLVFLVNVIKAVNNYPELLSAYIASAGNDLRLGGHEAPPAIISVFIGSQLSQTLDEFEKSKKNGKVKSGKSGGLNINIPKIPEILLDNTDRNRTSPFAFTGNKFEFRAVGSSSNCARPMIALNLLVADQLIRFKNDVEAHVNMGTNREEAIFMVLRQYIADSKRIRFEGNSYSEEWKLEANKRGLQNIQSTPLALHAFVEPHIIALYKKHNILSERELLARFEIKLEQYTKKIQIESRVLGDLASNHIIPTAIRYQNTLIENVKGLKEVLDSKTYVKLSNNQIQTIKEISEHISEIKANVALMLEERKKANRMESVSEKALAYSAQVYPYLEVIRTHVDKLELLVDDELWPMPKYRELLFIR, encoded by the coding sequence ATGAGCAACATACGCTTTAAAGCACTTGAGAAATCATGGTCGAGAACCAAAAAGCAATCTAATGTACCGAATGCTAAAGTATCCGACTATTTCGGCGAACTGGCTTTTAACAGGGCAGCCATGCAGGAATATCTTCCGCAGGAAGTGTACAAGAAGGTACTACACGCCACTGAAACCGGTTCGCGGCTCGACCGATATATTTCCGACCAGGTGGCAGCATCAATGAAAGCATGGGCAGTAAGCAAAGGAGTAACGCATTATACACATTGGTTTCATCCGCTTACCGGCGCCACTGCCGAAAAACATGATGCCTTTGCCGATCCTACCGACGATGGCAGTGCAATAGAAAATTTCAAAGGCACTGACCTGATCCAGCAGGAACCCGATGCTTCAAGTTTTCCCAGCGGTGGCATGCGCAATACTTTTGAAGCACGCGGCTATACTGCCTGGGATCCGACTTCACCGGCATTCATCATTGATAAAACCTTGTGCATTCCTACAGTATTTGTTTCCTACACAGGCGAATCACTGGATTACAAAACACCACTTCTAAGAGCGCTTGGTCTGGTTGACAAAGCTGCTACAGATATTTGCAGATATTTTGACAAGCACACCAAAAGGGTGCATGCAACATTGGGGTGGGAGCAGGAGTATTTCCTGGTCGACAGTGCTTTGTTTCGTGCCCGCCCTGACCTTGCGCTTACCGGCAGGACAGTTTTTGGCCATTCTTCAGCCAAGGATCAGCAATTATCCGATCACTATTTCGGAACCATACCCGAGCGTGCACTGGACTTCATGAAAGATTTTGAGTACGAAGCCCATCGTTTGGGAATTCCAGTAAAGACACGTCATAACGAAGTTGCTCCCGGTCAATTTGAATGTGCACCAGTTTTTTCTGAGGCAAACCTGGCTGTGGATCAGAACCAGTTGTTGATGCACCTCATGGAGCGGGTTGCTGTGCGTCATGATTTTAATGTGCTTTTTCATGAAAAACCTTATTCAGGTGTGAATGGCTCGGGAAAACATAATAACTGGTCGCTGATGACGGATGCCGGCGAGAACCTGCTCTCGCCAGGGAAAACCGCAAAATCAAATTTCCGTTTCCTCGTTTTCCTGGTAAATGTAATCAAGGCTGTAAACAATTATCCTGAGCTACTCAGCGCCTATATTGCATCCGCAGGCAACGATTTGCGGCTTGGCGGACATGAAGCTCCTCCGGCTATCATTTCTGTGTTTATTGGATCGCAACTTTCTCAAACTCTCGATGAATTTGAAAAGAGCAAGAAAAACGGCAAAGTCAAATCCGGAAAAAGCGGGGGTCTGAATATCAACATCCCCAAAATTCCTGAAATCTTACTTGATAATACCGATCGCAACCGCACATCGCCTTTTGCATTCACAGGAAATAAGTTTGAATTCAGGGCGGTTGGCTCCTCTTCCAATTGTGCCCGCCCGATGATTGCACTAAATTTGTTAGTGGCTGATCAGTTGATTCGGTTCAAAAACGATGTTGAAGCCCATGTTAACATGGGAACCAATAGAGAAGAAGCAATTTTTATGGTGCTCAGGCAGTATATTGCTGATTCAAAGCGCATCAGGTTCGAAGGGAATAGCTACAGTGAAGAATGGAAACTAGAAGCCAATAAGCGGGGATTGCAAAATATACAAAGTACGCCCCTTGCATTGCACGCTTTCGTTGAGCCACATATCATTGCGCTTTATAAAAAGCATAATATTCTTAGCGAACGCGAACTGCTTGCACGTTTTGAGATCAAACTGGAGCAGTACACCAAGAAAATCCAGATCGAATCACGGGTACTCGGTGATCTGGCATCAAACCATATCATACCCACCGCAATTCGTTATCAGAACACGTTGATCGAAAATGTGAAAGGCCTTAAAGAGGTGCTGGATTCAAAAACCTATGTAAAGCTTTCAAACAACCAGATTCAGACCATCAAGGAAATTTCCGAACACATCAGCGAAATAAAAGCCAATGTTGCCCTCATGCTCGAAGAGCGCAAAAAGGCAAACCGCATGGAATCTGTGAGCGAGAAAGCCCTGGCCTATAGCGCCCAGGTTTATCCCTACCTTGAAGTGATCCGCACCCATGTTGATAAACTGGAGTTACTCGTTGACGATGAATTGTGGCCGATGCCGAAATACAGGGAGTTGCTTTTTATAAGGTAA
- a CDS encoding sodium:solute symporter, which translates to MHPTTILLIFAAYTSMLFVIAWFTSRKSNNESYFIGNRSSPWYIVAYGMIGASLSGVTFISIPGDVGTSHFSYMMIVIGYLLGYAVIAQVLLPLYYRLNLTSIYSYLETRFGFFSYKTGAFFFLLSRSIGASFRVFLVVNVLQLFVFDAWNVPFVVTVILFMGLIILYSFKGGIKTIVWTDTLQTTFMVLAVIVSILLISKDMNLSLGALIKAAADSEYSQMIITDWTHRHFFLKQFFAGTFIAIVMTGLDQDMMQKNLSCRNLRDAQKNVYVMSWMLVPVNLLFLFLGLVLYLYANANNVVIPGSTDDLFPIIALQHLGPVAGIIFFIGLVAAAYSSADGSLTSLTTSFSVDFLGLKKNELLSEKRKIQIRQWVHFAMAFLLILMILIFRAISDQSVIQKLFTIAGYTYGPLLGLYSFGLFTRFSVKDKWVPLIAILSPIICWLLSANSEQWLWGYKFGFELLILNGLITFIGLWMLRNKTTR; encoded by the coding sequence ATGCACCCAACTACCATTCTCCTGATTTTTGCCGCTTATACTTCAATGCTTTTTGTGATCGCATGGTTCACATCGCGGAAATCAAACAATGAATCTTACTTTATCGGAAATCGCTCATCGCCCTGGTATATTGTAGCGTATGGCATGATAGGGGCATCGCTTTCGGGAGTAACTTTTATTTCGATCCCCGGAGATGTTGGCACTTCGCACTTTTCGTATATGATGATCGTGATTGGTTACCTGCTGGGTTATGCCGTGATCGCACAGGTTTTGTTGCCTTTATATTATCGGCTGAACCTAACATCAATTTACTCCTACCTCGAAACACGCTTTGGGTTCTTTTCCTATAAAACCGGAGCTTTTTTCTTTCTTCTTTCCCGCAGCATTGGCGCATCTTTCAGGGTATTTCTTGTAGTGAATGTGCTCCAGCTTTTTGTATTTGATGCCTGGAATGTTCCATTTGTTGTTACTGTGATCCTGTTCATGGGCCTCATCATTCTCTATTCCTTCAAGGGTGGGATCAAAACCATTGTCTGGACTGATACCTTACAAACAACTTTCATGGTCTTAGCTGTGATTGTCAGTATATTGCTTATCTCAAAAGATATGAACCTTTCCCTGGGTGCGCTGATAAAAGCTGCTGCCGACAGCGAGTATTCACAGATGATCATCACCGATTGGACTCACAGGCACTTTTTCCTGAAACAGTTTTTTGCCGGAACCTTTATTGCTATTGTGATGACCGGACTTGACCAGGATATGATGCAAAAAAACCTCAGTTGCAGAAACCTTCGCGATGCTCAGAAAAATGTGTATGTAATGAGTTGGATGCTTGTTCCGGTGAACCTACTTTTCTTGTTCCTGGGATTGGTGCTTTATCTTTACGCTAACGCCAATAATGTAGTTATTCCCGGAAGCACAGATGACCTTTTCCCTATTATTGCCTTGCAACATCTTGGGCCGGTAGCAGGCATTATTTTCTTCATCGGGCTTGTGGCGGCTGCATACTCCAGCGCTGACGGTTCACTTACTTCACTTACAACATCATTCAGTGTGGACTTCCTGGGGCTGAAAAAAAATGAATTGTTGAGCGAAAAAAGGAAGATTCAGATCAGGCAATGGGTGCATTTTGCAATGGCTTTCCTGCTGATTCTGATGATCCTGATCTTCCGGGCCATCAGCGACCAGTCAGTAATACAAAAACTTTTTACCATTGCCGGCTATACCTACGGGCCTTTGCTCGGATTATATTCTTTCGGTTTATTTACCAGGTTTTCAGTAAAAGACAAATGGGTTCCTTTGATTGCTATTCTTTCACCAATCATCTGCTGGCTTTTAAGTGCGAACTCAGAGCAATGGTTGTGGGGTTATAAATTCGGGTTTGAACTGCTTATTCTTAACGGACTGATAACTTTTATCGGATTGTGGATGCTCAGAAACAAAACAACCAGATGA
- a CDS encoding dehydrogenase, translating to MMIIRSKAPLRLGLAGGGSDVAPYSDLYGGAILNATVNMYAYATIIPRNDGKIILNSFDNRQSFELDADKSLKLNGELDLLKGVYNRVIKDYIKKPLSFELTTFVDAPPGSGLGTSSTLVVTILGAFTEWLKLPLGEYDIARLAYQIERVDLGMAGGKQDQYAATFGGVNFMEFYKDDNVIVNPLRIRNTYLNELSYSLILFYTETSRLSSKIIEQQASNVLQNKVESIEAMHQLKHQASMMKEALLKGDLDEIGRILDYGWHFKKQMAEDITNAQLDLIYETAKKAGASGGKISGAGGGGFMIFYCPENTRSQVSQALEKLGGKVQRYEFTTMGLTTWTL from the coding sequence ATTATGATAATAAGAAGTAAAGCACCATTGAGGCTTGGATTGGCTGGCGGCGGATCGGACGTCGCGCCTTATTCCGATCTCTATGGCGGGGCTATCCTTAACGCGACAGTCAATATGTACGCCTATGCCACCATTATTCCACGAAATGACGGCAAAATAATATTAAACAGTTTTGATAACCGACAGTCTTTCGAGCTTGATGCTGATAAATCGCTGAAACTGAATGGCGAGCTTGATCTTCTTAAAGGAGTTTATAATCGCGTGATCAAAGATTATATCAAAAAACCACTTTCATTTGAACTTACCACTTTTGTTGATGCGCCTCCTGGCTCAGGGTTGGGAACTTCTTCCACCCTGGTGGTAACAATTTTAGGGGCATTCACTGAATGGCTTAAATTACCATTGGGAGAGTATGATATTGCACGGCTGGCATACCAGATTGAACGCGTGGATCTTGGAATGGCCGGCGGAAAGCAGGATCAGTATGCCGCTACCTTTGGCGGGGTTAATTTTATGGAGTTTTACAAGGATGATAATGTCATTGTGAACCCCTTGCGCATTCGCAACACTTATCTCAATGAGTTATCGTATAGCCTGATTTTATTTTACACTGAAACCAGTCGTCTGTCTTCAAAAATCATTGAACAGCAGGCTAGCAATGTATTGCAAAATAAGGTCGAATCCATTGAAGCCATGCACCAGCTCAAACACCAGGCTTCAATGATGAAGGAAGCTTTACTCAAAGGTGATCTGGACGAAATTGGACGAATCCTTGACTATGGCTGGCATTTTAAAAAACAAATGGCCGAAGATATTACCAATGCTCAACTCGACCTGATTTATGAAACAGCCAAAAAAGCCGGTGCCAGTGGCGGAAAGATTTCCGGTGCAGGTGGCGGAGGTTTTATGATATTTTATTGTCCCGAAAACACCCGTTCACAGGTAAGCCAGGCACTGGAAAAATTAGGAGGAAAAGTTCAGCGGTATGAGTTTACAACCATGGGCTTAACCACCTGGACGCTATAA